The region CATTGCCAACAAAATGACTAAGACCAGAAaagtaaattcaaaattaatattgaattcAAATTGTGGGGAGGAGGATGAAGAGAACATTAGCAAAAAACTTAAATTGGATTTAGAGAATTTTTCAACAAGTAGCAACATTGTTAAGGCCAAAAAAAGTAATTCTAACGAACATCCCATTTCAAAACAAGAAAGTTACTGtgagaataatattgtaaataagtcTGTTGATATCAAATCTGAAGAAAAGAAAATGCTTCCAAATAACTTAACAAAAGAATGTATAATTGTTTTACAGAAAAAGTTAATGAAAAATGTAAAGGTggatgaaaaacccaaaaaattaacacaaaaatcTGTAACTCAGGAACTTTTTGAGTCAGACTCTGATGAGGTTCCACTGTCTGAGATAAGTTTACCACAAAATGTGAATGAGGAAGATGAATTCGTGGAAACTAATGTAAAGATACAAAAGCTACATAAAAATACATCTACTACTGGACTTATCAAAAAGAGTAAACCTAGAAAACAGAAACTATTATATCCCGTAAAAACTGAACCTGCtaatatacaatctaattctgatgatgatgattttgaGATTTTCCAGAAAAGAAATTCTTTAGTTAGAAATAGTAATAAAACATGTAAATTACAAAAAGCACACTCAACAGGTTCAATCACTAAGAAAGATATAGATGATATGCAAGCCAGAAtagaaatgaaaaagaaattattagTTGCTAAAACTATGACAGAAGACACTGCTGAGTTGAGATGTTTGATAAGGAAGTGGCAAAAAGGCTGTCAAGAGGCCTTGATGGAACTTTTTGATTTGATGAAAATTAAGTTTCCTGATAAACGGAATATGGACTACTCAGAGATATTGGATACTTTAAAAATACCACATGAGTTAGTTGGTTATGATGAAGAAAATGAC is a window of Leptidea sinapis chromosome 26, ilLepSina1.1, whole genome shotgun sequence DNA encoding:
- the LOC126972299 gene encoding uncharacterized protein LOC126972299, encoding MKNVDIVNSPKTPGGITKTLLTPIRRIGLSRNWKKTGKSPFISPLSNATNTDENKSHGELQSAKTSELPQEVIKNDEGTPKPRNNVKHYTPSRDTSLGKRKSKTFILTADSGDEDDINISKNINGPVNLSPIKSNLDKTMNSNLISKMEAENDIPIKISAIANKMTKTRKVNSKLILNSNCGEEDEENISKKLKLDLENFSTSSNIVKAKKSNSNEHPISKQESYCENNIVNKSVDIKSEEKKMLPNNLTKECIIVLQKKLMKNVKVDEKPKKLTQKSVTQELFESDSDEVPLSEISLPQNVNEEDEFVETNVKIQKLHKNTSTTGLIKKSKPRKQKLLYPVKTEPANIQSNSDDDDFEIFQKRNSLVRNSNKTCKLQKAHSTGSITKKDIDDMQARIEMKKKLLVAKTMTEDTAELRCLIRKWQKGCQEALMELFDLMKIKFPDKRNMDYSEILDTLKIPHELVGYDEENDCFVTPNDSSIILSSIHT